In the Mytilus galloprovincialis chromosome 10, xbMytGall1.hap1.1, whole genome shotgun sequence genome, one interval contains:
- the LOC143047303 gene encoding uncharacterized protein LOC143047303 has protein sequence MFRYYVTAILGIPIVCFCIWFFRGNNSKPLPQKEANFLRIYLLSHKHATNALRFVFDTHVPKSLLTMHLSKYSTFPWRKDERSILFPVSGGQAKSTDFDSSLLYKLIRNTLNHKIAPPTRGWGSTPLSGEKSEADDIERIRNYRNKLAHNTEFKISNKQYRNQWNDLSQAVNRLSQNTLKTEITALEYAQFKGSQKNEIESMKKHISKMKDEICELQNELYTCHDEITEIEDAVIYCRKDIEEINERHIPRHIRKCQLTLLEDWKRNDILFCDETRGYKAAFEEANKHNIVTFIGGPGSGKTATARHIALLFERLGWEVVPVCKEEEIIRYGNCNIRQVFVLDDILGVFALDMTRFNNIASSEKSIIRSLSNSKSKLLLTCRKTVYNEAIVLKPFVFQNVVDLENMDNELNELEKMKILKTHCSKAGVDEKFYTNLSLMNAKIMVPFLCQLFAVNVNYQIIGSKFFARPFEILLEEMSKLQKTNTVQYASLVLCLVNNKQLSIDTMPSKQVKKIIYNSCGLDRGTADRKIFDALTYIEDTFVVKFENKFSFIHDSIYETVAYHYGQEFPEHILEFMPSNFIANKVVVDGNPSFDDLSIKIKERHFSKLAERLYLDLESNKLFDVFMNKALKYQPFLNVFFQLIKKKSYEVFKNTFFTPRTGNCEHLIDYEDKAGRTFENMYRDETVRRELLTDKRVQEQQEKREQHNGIYGNDVTHTIRLISWVVYYGHTHLLQEIVNHVHDHNDSTDIVFGSNIEEQARLLILSVYNGDPYLVELVLRYVKKESIDATPTYMSDIDYLEDNYHRTIEPLNAACHYGYLQIVKLLVQSGVNVNLCEYHEFPLSVATENGDYEIVKYLAENGADVNAFKPRVDITDGSAPPLYIASAYGYTAIANCLVQNGAAVNKDMFSERTPLFEASSRGVIDIVKMLVENGADVNFCEYQNKSPLFTASEAGHSDIVSYLVKSGSDINLCDMYGNSPLLISIETGHFDVVQILINNNCRINTQETGYKLPLTFALMQGNVEIATYLIQKGADYNMQNEYGVTSIQLALWKNHTKILQQIISLENEIRPIPHSGNYVLFKLLEDMHRFKVSPETISSTNMSNEAEGRNYMNYSEALLTFICKFADEDDLKHLYELGLCSKYDAEKEQALLFLIITNTDVTKRVDKVKSLLDVGTLSDVRNQVYVYLLKHTTTILDRKRTVLEEIELKWNNNPQEMFFKTLSETLGSRQNSIPMKNLTDYNFEVEEYSSILFLLKQRTRRLSF, from the exons ATGTTTAGATACTATGTCACTGCAATATTGGGAATACCtatagtttgtttctgtatatGGTTTTTTAGAG GAAACAATTCTAAACCGTTGCCTCAGAAAGAAGCAAATTTTCTTCGGATTTATTTACTGAGTCACAAGCATGCAACGAATGCTTTACGATTTGTCTTCGATACACATGTTCCGAAATCATTACTCACAATGCATTTAAGCAAATATAGCACATTTCCTTGGAGAAAAGATGAAAGAAGTATACTTTTTCCGG tttcagGTGGACAAGCTAAAAGTACTGACTTTGACTCATCTCTGCTATATAAACTTATTAGGAATACTCTCAATCACAAAATTGCTCCACCAACAAGAGGATGGGGATCAACACCGTTATCTGGAGAAAAATCAGAAGCAGACGACATAGAAAGAATTCGTAACTATAGAAACAAACTCGCACATAATACAgaattcaaaatatcaaataaacaatatCGGAATCAATGGAACGACCTTTCTCAG GCTGTTAACAGATTGAGTCAAAATACTTTGAAAACCGAGATTACAGCACTAGAATACGCTCAGTTTAAAGGATCTcagaaaaatgaaatagaaagcATGAAAAAACATATTTCCAAGATGAAAGATGAGATATGTGAACTTCAAAATGAACTGTATACCTGTCATGATGAAATAACAGAAATTGAAGATGCTGTTATTTACTGCAGAAAGGATATAGAAGAAATAAATGAACGACATATTCCTCGTCACATTAGAA aatgcCAACTTACATTATTGGAAGATTGGAAAAGAAATGATATTCTATTCTGCGACGAAACACGGGGATACAAAGCAGCGTTTGAAGAGGCTAATAAACATAACATTGTGACATTCATTGGCGGTCCTGGTTCTGGTAAAACTGCGACAGCAAGACATATAGCATTACTATTCGAAAGGCTTGGTTGGGAGGTTGTTCCTGTGTGTAAAGAGGAGGAAATCATACGATATGGGAACTGTAATATTCGACAAGTGTTCGTGTTAGATGATATCTTAGGTGTTTTTGCTTTAGATATGACGAGATTTAATAATATAGCTTCAAGCGAGAAAAGCATTATTAGGTCACTTAGTAATAGTAAGTCAAAGCTTTTACTTACTTGTCGAAAGACGGTTTATAATGAGGCTATCGTATTAAAACCATTCGTTTTCCAAAATGTAGTTGATTTAGAAAACATGGACAATGAATTAAATGAACTAGAGAAGATGAAAATCCTTAAAACCCATTGTTCAAAGGCAGGCGTCGACGAAAAGTTCTATACTAACTTATCTCTAATGAATGCAAAAATAATGGTTCCATTTTTGTGTCAACTATTTGCAGTTAATGTAAACTACCAAATCATTGGCTCAAAGTTTTTTGCAAGGCCATTTGAAATTCTATTAGAAGAAATGAGTAAACTACAAAAGACAAATACCGTACAATACGCATCATTGGTGTTATGTCTAGTCAACAACAAACAATTGTCAATTGACACTATGCCTTCAAAGCAAGTTAAGAAAATAATTTACAACTCTTGTGGATTAGATCGAGGAACAGCAGATAGAAAGATATTCGATGCTTTAACTTATATTGAAGATACTTTTGTAGTGaagtttgaaaacaaattttcatttatCCATGATTCAATTTACGAAACCGTTGCATACCACTATGGACAAGAATTTCCAGAACACATATTGGAGTTTATGCCAAGTAACTTTATAGCCAATAAAGTTGTTGTAGATGGGAACCCTTCATTTGATGATTTAAGCATTAAGATTAAAGAAAGACACTTTTCAAAATTAGCTGAAAGACTTTATTTAGATCTAGAATCAAACAAACTGTTTGATGTTTTTATGAACAAGGCACTTAAATATCAGCCATTCCTTAATGTGTTCTTTCAGTTGATAAAAAAGAAATCGTACGAGGTCTTTAAGAATACATTTTTTACTCCAAGGACTGGTAATTGTGAACATTTAATAGATTACGAAGACAAAGCGGGGAGAACGTTTGAGAATATGTATCGTGATGAAACCGTTAGGAGAGAACTATTAACAGATAAAAGAGTACAAGAACAACAAGAAAAACGAGAACAACATAACGGCATATACGGCAATGACGTCACTCATACAATCAGATTGATAAGTTGGGTTGTTTATTACGGGCACACTCACCTTTTACAAGAAATTGTTAATCATGTTCATGATCATAACGATTCTACTGACATCGTTTTCGGTTCAAATATAGAAGAACAAGCCAGATTACTGATATTGTCTGTTTACAATGGCGATCCATATTTGGTGGAACTAGTTTTAAGGTATGTGAAAAAAGAGAGCATAGACGCTACACCTACGTATATGTCCGACATCGACTACCTTGAAGATAATTATCATAGGACTATCGAACCTCTAAATGCAGCATGTCACTATGGCTATTTGCAAATTGTAAAACTATTAGTACAGTCTGGTGTAAATGTCAACTTGTGTGAGTATCACGAGTTTCCGTTAAGTGTTGCAACAGAGAATGGAGATTATGAGATTGTTAAATACTTAGCTGAAAACGGTGCAGATGTAAACGCTTTTAAACCCCGTGTTGATATCACAGATGGTAGTGCACCACCCTTATATATAGCTTCAGCGTATGGATATACTGCTATAGCTAACTGTCTTGTACAAAACGGCGCCGCCGTGAACAAGGATATGTTCTCTGAAAGGACACCTTTATTTGAAGCTTCAAGTCGGGGTGTCATAGACATCGTGAAAATGCTTGTTGAAAACGGCGCAGATGTCAACTTTTGCGAGTACCAAAACAAATCACCACTATTTACTGCCTCGGAAGCTGGCCATTCAGACATTGTTTCGTATTTAGTTAAAAGTGGTAGTGATATTAACTTATGTGACATGTATGGTAATTCACCGCTTTTAATATCAATTGAAACTGGTCATTTTGATGTCGTTCAAATATTGATTAACAATAATTGTAGAATAAATACCCAAGAAACCGGTTACAAATTACCACTTACATTTGCATTAATGCAAGGGAATGTCGAAATAGCAACCTATCTTATCCAAAAGGGTGCAGATTACAACATGCAAAATGAATATGGAGTAACGTCTATACAACTTGCTCTATGGAAGAATCATACAAAAATACTGCAACAGATTATATCACTTGAAAATGAAATAAGACCGATACCACATAGCGGCAACTATGTATTATTTAAGCTGTTGGAAGATATGCACCGTTTTAAGGTATCACCGGAAACAATTTCCAGTACAAATATGTCCAACGAAGCTGAAGGACGGAACTATATGAATTATAGTGAGGCTCttcttacattcatttgtaaatTTGCTGATGAAgatgatttaaaacatttatatgagCTTGGATTATGTAGTAAATATGATGCTGAAAAGGAACAGGCActcttatttttaataataactaATACAGACGTCACCAAACGTGTTGACAAAGTCAAATCATTGCTTGACGTCGGAACATTATCTGATGTTCGGAATCAAGtatatgtttatcttttaaaacacacAACAACTATCTTAGACCGCAAGAGAACTGTGTTGGAGGAAATTGAATTGAAATGGAACAATAATCCTCAAGAGATGTTCTTTAAGACCTTGAGCGAGACACTAGGCAGTCGACAAAATTCAATTCCGATGAAGAATCTGACAGACTATAATTTTGAAGTCGAGGAATATTcttctattttgtttttactaAAACAAAGGACAAGACGATTATCTTTTTAA